The Haloplanus natans DSM 17983 DNA segment GCGAACGCGAAGGCGAGGACGCTGATCCCGTCGGGCGTGAGGCCGCCCCGATCGGCCGCCGCGACCATCGGATCGAGGACGAGTTCGGCCACGGGCCGGAGGCGATCCAGCGTCATCGTCGTCGTAACTCGGTACCGGTGGGTCGCCGGCACGGGACGGCGAACCGCCGGAATCGGCGTCCGTTCGACGGACTCATATGTAGTCCGTGAACTCCACGTCGCCGGCGCTCGGGGCTCGATCACCGTCGACGACGGCCTCGATGTCGGCGGCCACGTCGGCGGGTGTCCGGTCGGTCGTGTCGATTTCGTAGACGTTATCGAGGCCGTGGCGGTCGACCGCTTCGGAGAGGATCACGTCGAGCGCCTCGCTCTCGGCGTTCTCGGTCGCTTTCGCCTCGTCGGCGCCGCGCTCTCGGAGGCGGTCGGCGAGGGCGTCGGGCCGACACCGAAGGACGACAACCCGGTCCGCGTCGAAGTGGTGAGCGAGGTGGGACTCCGCGACGCCCGACCAGTCGCCGATAGCTTCCCGGACGGCGTCGAGGTCGGCGACCAGGGAGTCGCGGTCGTCGTCGCGTTCGGACCACAGGCCGGCCTCGCGGATCAGGTCGTTGAGGTGGATCACCTCGGCGTCGAGCAGGGTCGTCGCCGTCGTCTTCCCGGTGCCGGGAGTGCCGGTGACGGCGACCCGAAGGTCGTCGGTCACACCCGGACCTCCGCGAGGGCGT contains these protein-coding regions:
- a CDS encoding adenylate kinase family protein; protein product: MTDDLRVAVTGTPGTGKTTATTLLDAEVIHLNDLIREAGLWSERDDDRDSLVADLDAVREAIGDWSGVAESHLAHHFDADRVVVLRCRPDALADRLRERGADEAKATENAESEALDVILSEAVDRHGLDNVYEIDTTDRTPADVAADIEAVVDGDRAPSAGDVEFTDYI